Proteins from one Mucilaginibacter jinjuensis genomic window:
- a CDS encoding sulfite exporter TauE/SafE family protein, producing the protein MSVLVLTLIILVGSYFAGLLGSLTGLGGGVVIIPLLTIGLGVNIHYAIGASLVSVIATSSGSAAAYVKEGITNMRIGMFLEIATTTGALIGAMLSLLIHAPVIAVIFGVILIFSAIMSLRKKDTTVLQTESHWAQKLKLNGSYPTADGEVVKYGIRNVGGGFVMMLFAGIISGLLGIGSGSLKVVAMDSIMRVPFKVSTTTSNFMIGVTAAASAVVYLQRGYIDPALAMPVVIGVLLGALTGSKILVNSNSSGWLRWVFAVIVTILAGQMIYNGLSGKI; encoded by the coding sequence ATGTCGGTACTCGTTTTAACATTAATTATACTGGTAGGTTCTTATTTCGCCGGCTTGTTAGGTTCACTAACCGGCCTGGGTGGCGGCGTAGTGATTATCCCTTTACTCACTATCGGTCTGGGTGTAAATATTCATTATGCCATTGGGGCATCGCTGGTATCGGTTATTGCTACTTCATCGGGTTCGGCAGCGGCGTATGTTAAAGAGGGGATTACCAATATGCGTATCGGCATGTTCCTCGAGATCGCCACTACCACAGGAGCTTTAATAGGTGCTATGCTTTCATTACTGATCCATGCGCCGGTTATTGCAGTAATATTTGGGGTGATACTCATCTTTTCGGCCATCATGTCGCTTCGTAAAAAAGATACTACTGTTTTACAGACTGAAAGCCATTGGGCGCAAAAACTTAAACTGAACGGAAGCTATCCCACTGCCGATGGCGAAGTGGTTAAATATGGCATACGCAACGTAGGTGGTGGTTTTGTGATGATGCTGTTTGCCGGCATTATATCGGGCTTACTGGGTATCGGATCGGGCTCGCTAAAGGTGGTAGCTATGGATAGCATAATGCGCGTACCGTTTAAAGTATCAACCACCACCAGTAATTTTATGATTGGGGTTACAGCGGCGGCAAGTGCGGTGGTTTACCTGCAACGTGGATACATAGACCCGGCATTGGCTATGCCTGTGGTTATCGGGGTTTTACTGGGCGCTTTAACAGGTTCTAAAATATTGGTAAACTCCAATTCATCCGGCTGGTTGCGCTGGGTATTTGCGGTTATTGTAACCATACTGGCCGGACAAATGATTTATAACGGTTTAAGCGGAAAGATATAA
- a CDS encoding M16 family metallopeptidase codes for MSCRLFAQSKLPANMFLRKLPNGLDVLVIEDNSVPLATVMITCKNGSFTETPQFNGLSHLYEHMFFKANKDYPSQEEFMNRISELGIDFNGSTTYENVNYYFTLPSANLKPGLELMNSSIRYPLFNPEEMAKENIVVDDEFQRHESTPAFALIDSMDHKMWGKLYSRKNPTGDHNVIRSATPALMDSIKNKYYYPNNAMLTIAGDVKHDAVFSEVEALFGSWQPSAFDPFKKWPIPEFKPLTKVDYFVVKSNLTNVPFIQMAWFGPDTRTDIPSTYAADVFSYILDQNSSKLSKALIQSGLALNVDFSYLTLRHTGPITLTVVPNPTKVAECFAEIKHQISLWDTPDYVTDEQLETAKRKLEIKQIREAEVTSDFTQVLSFWWASASIDYFNTYNDNLKKMTKDDLRAYVRKYIINKPYCAGLLINPAMEQQVAPETFFKAK; via the coding sequence ATGAGTTGCAGGCTATTCGCTCAAAGCAAGCTGCCTGCTAATATGTTTTTACGCAAACTGCCTAACGGTTTGGATGTACTAGTGATTGAAGACAATAGCGTACCCCTTGCAACGGTAATGATTACCTGCAAAAATGGTTCATTTACCGAAACACCGCAGTTTAACGGACTGAGCCATCTGTACGAGCACATGTTTTTTAAGGCCAATAAAGACTACCCTTCGCAGGAAGAGTTTATGAACCGCATCAGCGAGTTGGGGATCGACTTTAATGGCTCTACCACTTACGAAAATGTGAACTACTACTTTACCCTGCCCAGCGCCAATTTAAAACCGGGACTGGAGCTGATGAACTCATCTATCCGTTACCCGTTATTCAACCCCGAAGAAATGGCAAAGGAAAACATCGTGGTTGATGACGAATTTCAACGCCATGAATCGACCCCGGCTTTTGCTTTGATTGATAGCATGGACCATAAAATGTGGGGCAAGCTATACAGCCGTAAAAACCCAACCGGCGATCATAACGTGATCCGCTCGGCTACACCGGCTTTGATGGATTCGATCAAGAATAAATATTATTATCCTAACAACGCCATGCTCACTATCGCCGGTGATGTAAAACATGACGCGGTATTTAGTGAGGTTGAAGCCCTGTTTGGCAGCTGGCAACCCTCTGCCTTCGATCCATTCAAAAAATGGCCGATCCCGGAGTTTAAGCCATTAACTAAAGTTGATTATTTCGTGGTGAAATCGAACCTCACTAATGTGCCATTTATCCAGATGGCCTGGTTTGGGCCAGATACTCGTACCGATATACCATCAACTTATGCAGCCGATGTGTTCTCTTATATCCTCGATCAAAACTCGTCGAAACTAAGTAAAGCGCTCATCCAATCCGGACTAGCGCTGAATGTAGATTTCAGTTATTTAACGCTGAGGCATACCGGGCCCATTACATTAACCGTAGTACCCAACCCTACCAAAGTGGCCGAATGCTTTGCAGAGATCAAGCACCAGATCTCACTTTGGGATACGCCCGATTACGTTACCGACGAACAACTGGAAACTGCTAAGCGCAAGCTAGAAATTAAACAGATCCGCGAAGCAGAAGTAACCAGCGATTTTACCCAGGTGCTCTCATTCTGGTGGGCATCGGCATCCATCGATTATTTTAATACTTATAACGACAACCTTAAAAAAATGACGAAGGACGATCTGCGGGCTTATGTACGCAAATACATCATCAACAAACCCTACTGTGCAGGCCTGTTAATTAATCCTGCCATGGAACAACAAGTTGCGCCGGAAACATTTTTTAAAGCAAAATAA
- a CDS encoding class I fructose-bisphosphate aldolase, translating to MSYQKITELLGKDADSLLNHECKTFSKDLLHAPSPDFIDNVFLNTNRNPQVLRNLAAIYNHGRLGGTGYLSILPVDQGIEHTAGASFAKNPMYFDPENIIKLALEAGSNAVATTFGNLASVARKYAHKIPFLVKLNHNELLTYPTKYDQIMFGSVDDAWNLGAAAVGATIYFGSEESDRQIVEVAKAFERAHQLGLPTVLWCYTRNNAFKKDGVNYETATDITAQANHIGVTIQADIIKQKMPDVNGGFTTIGFSKTDPLMYSELVTDNPIDMCRYQVANCYMGRAGLINSGGESKGASDLADSVKNAVINKRAGGSGLILGRRSFQRPFAEGVDFLHTIQDVYLEKEIGLA from the coding sequence ATGTCGTACCAAAAAATTACTGAGCTTTTAGGCAAAGACGCAGATTCGCTTTTAAACCACGAATGCAAAACTTTTTCTAAGGATTTATTACACGCCCCCTCACCCGATTTTATCGATAACGTATTCTTAAACACTAACCGCAACCCGCAGGTGCTGCGCAATCTGGCCGCCATTTATAATCACGGTCGCTTAGGAGGCACAGGCTATTTGTCGATACTCCCGGTTGATCAGGGCATCGAGCATACCGCTGGTGCATCGTTTGCCAAAAACCCGATGTACTTCGACCCCGAAAATATTATCAAACTGGCGCTCGAAGCAGGCTCGAACGCCGTGGCTACCACATTTGGCAACCTGGCCAGTGTGGCACGCAAGTATGCCCATAAAATACCATTCCTGGTGAAGCTTAATCACAACGAATTGCTCACCTACCCTACCAAGTACGATCAGATTATGTTCGGTTCGGTAGATGATGCCTGGAACCTGGGTGCAGCTGCTGTTGGTGCTACGATATATTTTGGTTCTGAAGAATCAGACCGCCAGATTGTGGAAGTAGCCAAAGCCTTTGAACGTGCCCACCAGTTAGGCCTCCCTACCGTTTTATGGTGCTATACCCGTAACAATGCCTTCAAAAAAGACGGCGTTAATTACGAAACCGCAACGGATATTACCGCCCAGGCCAACCACATTGGCGTAACCATACAAGCCGATATTATTAAACAAAAAATGCCAGATGTAAACGGAGGTTTTACCACCATCGGTTTCTCTAAAACAGACCCGCTAATGTACAGCGAACTGGTTACCGACAACCCGATTGATATGTGCCGTTACCAGGTAGCCAATTGCTACATGGGCCGCGCAGGCTTGATTAATTCAGGTGGTGAATCAAAAGGCGCATCAGACCTGGCCGATTCTGTAAAAAATGCCGTAATCAACAAACGCGCCGGTGGTTCGGGTTTGATCCTGGGTCGCCGCTCTTTCCAACGCCCGTTTGCTGAAGGGGTAGACTTCTTGCATACGATACAGGATGTATATCTAGAGAAAGAGATAGGGCTGGCTTAA
- a CDS encoding UbiD family decarboxylase, with product MGYKSLQACITDLEKHGHLIRIKDEVDPYLEMAAIHLRVFEQQGPALLFEKVKGSKFPAVSNLFGTLERSEFIFRDTLEKIKTLVDIKSDPLKAIKNPVKYANVAMTALSALPMKVSSSNIKNFNKTTIDALPQIVNWPMDGGPFVTMPQVYTEDMDKPGIMNANLGMYRIQLGGNDYIQNEEIGLHYQLHRGIGIHQTKANAKGQPLKVSIFVGGPPSHPVAAVMPLPEGLSEMTFAGALGNRRFRYFYDAEGFCISADADFVVTGTVMPHENKPEGPFGDHLGYYSLTHPFPLMKVHNVYHRKDAIWSFTVVGRPPQEDTSFGALIHEITGSALPKEIPGLHAVNAVDAAGVHPLLFATGSERYTPYLKERKPQEILTIANHIFGKNQLSLAKYLFIAAQEDDPKLDVNDIYGFLKHCLERIDLTRDLHFHTRTTIDTLDYSGSGLNSGSKVAVAVAGDKKRELWSELPTDFTLPEIFTDYKLAMPGVLAVKAPKYQLELETQRQVSTLNDHFKTADLSGLPLMVLCDDAQFTAANINNLVWVTFTRSNPSHDIFGINSFTEHKHWGCAGPLIIDARMKPHHAPELIKDPEVEKKVDLLVNSSWFIDHSKK from the coding sequence ATGGGTTACAAAAGCTTACAAGCCTGCATTACCGATCTGGAAAAACATGGTCACCTTATCCGTATTAAAGACGAAGTTGACCCTTATTTAGAAATGGCTGCTATACACCTGCGCGTGTTTGAACAGCAGGGGCCTGCCCTGCTCTTCGAGAAAGTAAAGGGCAGTAAATTCCCTGCGGTTTCTAACCTGTTTGGCACGCTCGAGCGGTCGGAATTTATTTTCAGGGATACGCTGGAGAAGATCAAGACACTGGTTGATATCAAAAGCGATCCGCTGAAAGCTATTAAAAACCCGGTTAAATACGCTAATGTTGCCATGACTGCGCTTTCGGCCTTACCCATGAAAGTGAGTAGCAGTAACATTAAAAACTTCAACAAAACCACCATTGATGCCCTGCCGCAGATTGTGAACTGGCCTATGGATGGCGGCCCGTTTGTAACCATGCCCCAGGTTTATACCGAGGATATGGACAAGCCCGGCATCATGAACGCCAACCTGGGTATGTACCGCATCCAATTGGGTGGTAACGATTATATCCAGAACGAGGAGATCGGCCTGCATTATCAATTGCACCGGGGCATCGGCATCCATCAAACTAAAGCAAACGCCAAAGGCCAGCCCTTAAAGGTGAGCATATTTGTAGGTGGGCCGCCATCGCACCCGGTTGCAGCAGTAATGCCCTTACCAGAAGGATTATCTGAAATGACTTTCGCCGGAGCACTGGGTAACCGACGCTTCCGATACTTTTATGATGCCGAAGGCTTCTGCATTTCTGCCGATGCCGATTTTGTAGTTACCGGCACAGTAATGCCGCACGAAAATAAACCCGAAGGCCCATTTGGCGATCACCTGGGTTATTACAGTTTAACGCACCCTTTCCCGCTGATGAAGGTGCATAATGTGTATCATCGTAAGGATGCCATCTGGTCGTTCACCGTAGTAGGCCGACCGCCACAGGAGGATACCAGCTTTGGCGCATTAATTCATGAGATCACCGGCTCTGCTTTGCCTAAAGAAATACCGGGTTTACATGCGGTAAATGCGGTTGATGCTGCAGGTGTTCATCCACTCCTATTCGCCACGGGTAGCGAACGTTATACCCCATACCTCAAAGAGCGCAAGCCACAGGAAATATTAACTATCGCCAATCACATCTTCGGTAAAAATCAACTAAGCCTGGCTAAATACTTGTTCATCGCCGCACAGGAAGACGACCCGAAACTAGATGTAAATGATATTTACGGTTTCCTGAAACATTGCCTCGAACGCATTGATTTAACCCGAGACCTGCACTTCCATACCCGCACCACCATTGATACCCTCGATTATAGCGGCAGCGGATTGAATAGCGGCAGTAAAGTAGCAGTGGCAGTGGCAGGTGATAAAAAAAGAGAGCTGTGGTCAGAGTTACCAACTGATTTTACCCTGCCCGAAATCTTCACAGATTATAAATTAGCCATGCCTGGAGTACTGGCAGTTAAAGCACCCAAATATCAATTGGAGCTGGAAACCCAAAGACAGGTAAGCACCCTAAACGACCATTTTAAAACAGCTGATCTTAGCGGCCTGCCATTAATGGTTTTGTGCGACGATGCCCAGTTTACTGCAGCCAACATTAATAACCTGGTTTGGGTTACGTTTACGCGCAGCAACCCATCGCACGATATTTTTGGTATCAATAGTTTTACAGAACACAAGCACTGGGGCTGCGCCGGTCCGCTGATTATTGATGCCAGGATGAAACCCCACCACGCGCCCGAGTTGATAAAAGACCCTGAAGTGGAGAAAAAGGTGGATTTATTAGTTAATAGTTCGTGGTTCATAGATCATAGTAAGAAGTAG
- a CDS encoding M28 family metallopeptidase, whose translation MNIKNIKRSLLAVCLTGSLYQAMAQNTDGLNAFSEASYRKYVSEVSSDKLQGRLPFSPGETATLDYLQGQFKALGLEPGNKGSYLQPVPMVSIYTNPDPQMKVTGANASFDLEGLKDYVLWTRRTDARIDLKNEELVFAGFGISAPEFNHDDYAGLDVKGKIVVVLVNDPGYYDAKQFKGKTMTYYGRWTYKYDEAAKHGAKGCLIIHDTAPAAYGFSVVANSWKASKLYLDPRGHESYKCAFEGWLTLPATEKLFATIGTDYKTMLAKALAPGFKGSPLNLNITTGLSTTCKYNQSHNVIAKITGTKHADECIIYSAHWDHFGISKPDAKGDSIYNGAIDNASGTAGLLELAKAFKSMKTKPERTIIFLSVTAEEQGLWGSAYYAENPAFPKNKTVADINMDMFYPYGKTKDISVVGYGQSQLEDYLAEAAKTQGRHIEPEAVPSKGMYFRSDHFNFAKVGIPALYIETGTDLVAQGKEAGLKMHEYYNSSVYHKPNDEYDATKWDVSGTIEDLRLVFLVGKKLAYSNEWPQWKQGSEFKAVRESYLKK comes from the coding sequence ATGAATATCAAAAACATAAAGCGCTCCCTGCTTGCAGTCTGTTTAACCGGCAGTTTGTACCAAGCGATGGCTCAAAATACAGATGGGCTAAACGCCTTCAGCGAAGCCAGTTACCGTAAATACGTAAGCGAAGTATCGTCAGACAAGCTACAGGGACGCCTGCCGTTTAGTCCGGGAGAAACCGCTACGCTCGATTATTTGCAAGGCCAGTTTAAAGCTTTGGGTCTCGAGCCAGGCAATAAAGGCAGCTATTTGCAGCCAGTGCCAATGGTATCTATCTACACCAATCCCGATCCGCAGATGAAGGTTACCGGTGCCAACGCCAGTTTCGATCTGGAAGGATTAAAAGATTACGTGTTATGGACACGCCGCACCGATGCCCGTATCGACCTTAAAAATGAAGAATTGGTATTTGCAGGTTTCGGTATTTCGGCACCAGAGTTTAATCACGATGATTATGCCGGGCTGGATGTCAAAGGCAAAATTGTAGTGGTGCTGGTGAATGATCCGGGGTATTACGATGCCAAACAATTTAAAGGTAAAACCATGACCTACTATGGCCGCTGGACTTATAAATACGACGAAGCCGCCAAACATGGTGCAAAAGGTTGTTTAATTATCCATGATACTGCACCTGCTGCTTATGGATTTAGCGTAGTTGCTAATAGCTGGAAGGCATCTAAACTATACCTCGACCCGCGTGGTCACGAAAGCTACAAATGTGCTTTTGAAGGTTGGTTAACTTTACCAGCAACAGAAAAACTGTTTGCAACCATCGGCACAGATTATAAAACGATGCTGGCTAAAGCATTGGCCCCAGGTTTTAAAGGCAGCCCATTGAACTTGAATATCACAACCGGTTTAAGTACTACGTGCAAGTACAACCAGTCGCACAACGTGATTGCCAAAATTACAGGGACTAAACATGCCGATGAGTGCATTATTTACTCTGCACACTGGGACCACTTCGGTATCAGTAAACCCGATGCCAAAGGCGATAGTATCTATAACGGAGCCATTGACAATGCCAGCGGAACTGCAGGTTTGCTTGAACTGGCTAAAGCTTTTAAAAGTATGAAGACGAAGCCAGAGCGTACCATTATTTTCCTCTCAGTAACAGCAGAAGAACAGGGTTTATGGGGATCGGCTTACTATGCTGAAAATCCGGCTTTCCCTAAAAATAAAACAGTGGCTGATATTAATATGGACATGTTTTATCCCTACGGAAAAACTAAGGATATTTCGGTTGTAGGGTACGGACAATCGCAACTGGAAGATTACCTGGCCGAAGCTGCAAAAACACAAGGCCGCCACATTGAGCCAGAGGCTGTGCCATCAAAAGGGATGTATTTCCGTTCAGACCACTTTAACTTTGCTAAAGTAGGTATCCCTGCCTTATATATCGAAACCGGTACCGACCTGGTGGCCCAGGGCAAAGAAGCCGGCCTGAAAATGCACGAATACTACAACAGCAGCGTATACCACAAACCCAACGACGAATACGATGCCACCAAATGGGATGTAAGCGGCACCATCGAAGATTTAAGGCTGGTGTTCTTAGTCGGAAAAAAATTAGCCTACAGCAATGAATGGCCGCAATGGAAACAAGGCTCGGAGTTTAAGGCAGTGCGGGAGAGCTATTTGAAGAAATAG
- a CDS encoding DUF1634 domain-containing protein yields the protein MANTKFKDTDMQAIIGWVLRAGVFVSMLVVFIGGVIYLSRHSSEHIDYHEFKGVPDFVHTLPGIFHGILDGRGRAIIQAGIILLIATPVLRIIFSAIGFMIEKDYLYVGITLLVLLIIISAMLTGHGG from the coding sequence ATGGCAAATACAAAATTTAAAGATACCGACATGCAGGCCATTATTGGCTGGGTATTACGCGCCGGCGTTTTTGTATCGATGCTTGTTGTTTTTATCGGCGGGGTAATTTACCTGAGCCGCCACAGCAGCGAACACATAGATTACCACGAGTTTAAAGGAGTACCCGATTTTGTGCACACATTGCCCGGAATTTTTCATGGTATTTTAGATGGTCGCGGGCGCGCTATTATACAAGCAGGTATTATTTTGCTGATTGCCACCCCGGTACTGCGGATCATATTTTCGGCAATAGGGTTTATGATCGAGAAAGATTACCTCTATGTAGGTATTACTTTGCTGGTATTGCTAATTATTATTTCGGCTATGCTAACCGGGCACGGAGGGTAG
- a CDS encoding M16 family metallopeptidase, giving the protein MKKLITTIFTLCFIYSISIAQTLPTNTTTSFMVNGLKVIFKPTVKEVISVRMYFRGGVYNYPGTMAGIESLALKAATECGTKKYNADKFRDLADEFGVSIGGSSTYDYGNIGIDCVAKYFNQSWDLFAEAINNPVFDNAEVQLLKSKQITVINGQQSDPDQHLDDLQVQTAFAGTPYATDPDGTEQSLTALSSTDLKEYYYNLLNKNRMFIVVAGNITRQQIEEKIKASFTSLPAKPYTPPVRQAPVWKENKVYVESRALATNYISAAFNAPPVNSPEFLAYRMGISAFGGTLFNELRTKLNLSYDPGAYAVSQLMSYGIIHVSTNSPKEAIEATDRTLSRLKELGISDEGLKYLKGSFITSNYIKEQGSGAITANLGSAEINGGWEYADKLPAMINAITVDQINAAMLKYIGGLRWTYIGDPELAKKAEDAFSTQVH; this is encoded by the coding sequence ATGAAGAAACTCATAACCACCATATTCACACTATGCTTTATCTATAGCATAAGCATAGCCCAAACCTTGCCAACCAATACCACCACTTCTTTTATGGTGAATGGGTTAAAGGTAATTTTTAAACCTACTGTTAAAGAGGTAATCAGCGTTCGGATGTATTTCCGCGGCGGGGTATACAACTACCCCGGCACGATGGCAGGGATAGAAAGCCTGGCGCTTAAAGCCGCTACCGAATGCGGTACCAAGAAATATAATGCCGATAAATTTCGAGATCTGGCCGATGAGTTTGGTGTATCCATAGGCGGTTCATCAACTTACGATTATGGTAACATCGGCATCGACTGCGTGGCCAAATACTTTAACCAAAGCTGGGATCTTTTTGCCGAAGCCATTAATAACCCCGTGTTTGATAATGCCGAAGTACAATTGTTAAAAAGCAAGCAGATCACCGTCATTAACGGCCAGCAAAGCGACCCCGACCAGCACCTCGACGATTTGCAGGTGCAAACCGCCTTTGCAGGCACACCTTACGCCACCGACCCGGATGGTACAGAACAAAGCCTAACCGCACTAAGCAGCACTGATCTGAAAGAATATTACTACAACCTGCTCAATAAAAACCGCATGTTTATTGTGGTAGCCGGTAATATTACCCGCCAGCAAATTGAGGAAAAGATCAAAGCTTCTTTCACTTCGCTGCCGGCAAAACCTTACACCCCGCCCGTTCGCCAGGCACCGGTTTGGAAAGAAAATAAGGTTTATGTAGAAAGCCGTGCACTGGCTACCAACTACATAAGCGCGGCATTTAACGCACCACCAGTAAATAGCCCCGAGTTTCTGGCTTACCGCATGGGTATTTCGGCCTTTGGTGGCACGCTGTTTAATGAGCTTCGCACTAAACTAAATTTGTCTTATGATCCTGGTGCTTATGCCGTATCGCAACTCATGTCGTATGGCATTATCCATGTAAGTACCAACAGCCCTAAAGAAGCCATTGAGGCAACAGATCGTACCCTGAGCCGCCTGAAAGAGCTGGGCATATCAGACGAAGGACTTAAATATCTTAAAGGTAGCTTTATCACCTCCAACTACATAAAAGAGCAGGGCTCAGGTGCAATTACTGCCAACCTCGGTTCGGCCGAAATTAATGGTGGATGGGAGTACGCTGATAAACTACCTGCCATGATTAACGCTATCACTGTAGACCAGATTAACGCTGCCATGCTCAAATACATCGGCGGCCTCCGCTGGACGTATATTGGCGATCCCGAACTGGCAAAAAAAGCCGAAGATGCCTTTAGCACCCAAGTGCATTAA